In Psychrobacter sp. P11G3, a single genomic region encodes these proteins:
- the dnaA gene encoding chromosomal replication initiator protein DnaA, which produces MWLRPLSAHQEAQTLIILAPNDYFVTYIKKNHLQDIQQLVTKHSQGSIEEVVVRVDNAGRNVEDNSQSGSLFVEDEVSPTPSEHKFESIHHNNAKADIEANMRHTEAVESADTKSLSYLNPEFTFETFVTGKSNNLAYKACYELGKRQSKNRHNPLFIYGPSGLGKTHLMHSVAHRYLKNNQSFYYFTSEKFINQLVYSLRNNKIEDFKKKIKKVDLLIVDDIHVLAGKTKSSNEFLTLFADFTSGDKQLILASDRHPSQMTEFDERFRSRFSWGLTVAVDPPEIDTRVQILQKKAASYGMVLPKECALFIAQNVVSNVRRLEGALNQVFANANLTGAQITLEMVQYALKDIVAMRVQAVNMDNIRKIVAEYYDVTVKDIMGRKRTRSIARPRQIAMALSRELTGDSFPEIGQSFGGRDHTTVMHACDKVNELRAADPAFDKDYKTLALMLQAG; this is translated from the coding sequence ATGTGGCTGAGACCTCTGTCAGCTCATCAAGAAGCGCAAACTTTGATTATTCTTGCTCCCAATGATTATTTTGTGACGTATATCAAGAAGAATCATCTTCAAGATATTCAGCAACTGGTGACCAAACACAGCCAAGGTAGTATTGAAGAGGTCGTCGTACGTGTTGATAATGCTGGTCGCAATGTAGAAGATAACAGTCAATCAGGTTCTTTGTTTGTAGAAGACGAGGTCTCCCCTACCCCATCCGAACATAAATTTGAATCTATTCATCACAACAACGCAAAAGCAGATATCGAAGCGAACATGCGTCATACTGAGGCAGTTGAGTCTGCTGATACAAAATCATTAAGCTATCTGAACCCCGAATTTACTTTTGAAACCTTTGTTACAGGCAAGTCCAATAACTTGGCTTACAAGGCTTGTTATGAGCTTGGTAAGCGCCAATCAAAAAATCGTCACAATCCTTTATTTATATATGGCCCTTCTGGCTTGGGAAAAACGCATTTAATGCATTCTGTAGCTCATCGCTATTTAAAAAATAATCAAAGTTTTTATTATTTCACTTCTGAAAAATTTATAAATCAATTAGTTTATTCATTAAGAAATAATAAAATAGAAGATTTCAAAAAGAAAATTAAAAAAGTAGATTTATTGATTGTAGATGATATTCATGTATTGGCAGGAAAGACTAAAAGTAGTAATGAGTTTCTAACGTTATTTGCAGATTTTACTAGTGGTGATAAGCAATTGATTTTAGCCTCTGATCGCCATCCCTCCCAAATGACGGAATTTGATGAACGATTTAGATCACGATTTTCTTGGGGGTTAACAGTCGCTGTTGATCCTCCTGAAATTGATACTCGAGTGCAAATTCTGCAGAAAAAAGCGGCTTCCTACGGGATGGTATTACCAAAGGAATGTGCACTATTCATTGCGCAAAATGTGGTGTCTAATGTCAGACGTTTAGAAGGTGCCTTAAATCAGGTGTTTGCCAATGCTAACTTAACAGGGGCACAGATTACTCTTGAAATGGTGCAATATGCGCTAAAAGACATCGTTGCGATGCGTGTGCAAGCAGTCAATATGGATAATATCCGTAAGATAGTTGCTGAGTACTATGATGTCACGGTCAAAGATATTATGGGGCGTAAACGTACGCGTAGTATTGCAAGACCACGTCAAATAGCGATGGCTTTGTCGCGTGAATTAACAGGCGATAGCTTCCCTGAAATTGGTCAGTCGTTCGGTGGACGCGACCATACGACGGTGATGCACGCTTGCGATAAAGTAAATGAGTTAAGAGCAGCAGATCCTGCATTTGATAAGGATTATAAAACCCTAGCTCTGATGTTACAGGCAGGATAA
- the dnaN gene encoding DNA polymerase III subunit beta, whose protein sequence is MQLSINRESLLKAINLIAKAADKRHNMVILGNIKLQLSDSELILTASDLEVELTSTLKLPAGACVEAGTTTLPATKLKDICKSLPAQAQVNLATQANERCLLTSGKSRFTLGTLPSEDYPSLGNPENITPLTISRNRLTDLIHKTQFAMAIQDVRYYLTGMLFDVSQQQLTTVATDGHRLALARSVINVSADLNMQAILPRKAVIELERLASELGKMLGDQDNVVTLSFGREFLQVSLPFGDVDSAGQVSQDLMVTFTARLIDGKFPDYRRVMPSNTDKLALFSQEKMTDVLRRVAILSNEKSRGVVFNFASDGMVEVRANNAEQDEAVEMIQAKYQGEPMELSFNAAYLQDVLSVIQGDLQMHMSQSNASVLVNQLNDEFHQYVIMPMRI, encoded by the coding sequence ATGCAATTATCGATCAATCGAGAATCGTTACTAAAAGCTATCAACTTGATCGCCAAAGCCGCTGATAAACGCCACAATATGGTTATATTGGGTAATATTAAGCTACAGCTATCAGATTCTGAGCTTATCTTAACAGCGTCAGATTTAGAGGTAGAGCTGACATCGACATTGAAATTGCCTGCTGGTGCTTGTGTAGAAGCAGGTACAACGACGCTTCCTGCAACCAAGCTAAAAGATATTTGTAAATCGCTACCTGCCCAGGCGCAAGTTAATCTAGCAACTCAAGCAAATGAGCGTTGCTTGTTAACTAGTGGTAAGAGTCGTTTTACATTAGGGACACTACCAAGCGAAGACTATCCGAGCTTGGGTAACCCTGAAAATATCACACCTCTGACTATTAGCCGTAATCGTCTGACAGATTTGATTCACAAAACGCAGTTTGCAATGGCGATTCAAGATGTACGCTATTATCTAACAGGTATGCTCTTTGACGTTTCACAGCAGCAACTAACAACGGTAGCAACAGATGGCCATAGATTGGCATTAGCCCGTAGTGTTATCAATGTAAGCGCAGATCTCAATATGCAGGCTATTTTGCCACGTAAGGCAGTAATCGAACTTGAGCGTTTAGCTTCTGAGCTTGGTAAAATGTTGGGTGATCAGGACAACGTAGTTACTCTGAGCTTCGGTCGAGAGTTTTTACAAGTAAGTTTGCCATTTGGCGATGTCGATAGTGCAGGGCAGGTCAGCCAAGATCTAATGGTAACATTTACCGCACGTTTGATTGATGGCAAGTTCCCTGATTATCGCCGTGTAATGCCGAGCAATACTGATAAGCTGGCTTTATTCAGTCAGGAAAAAATGACGGACGTATTACGCCGCGTTGCCATTTTGAGTAATGAAAAATCTCGTGGTGTGGTCTTTAATTTTGCTAGCGATGGTATGGTCGAAGTACGTGCTAATAATGCTGAGCAGGATGAAGCAGTTGAAATGATACAAGCTAAGTATCAAGGCGAGCCGATGGAGCTGTCATTTAACGCTGCTTATCTGCAAGATGTATTAAGCGTTATCCAAGGCGATTTACAAATGCATATGAGCCAATCGAATGCCTCTGTATTGGTCAATCAACTAAATGATGAGTTCCATCAGTATGTCATTATGCCAATGCGTATATAA